The DNA sequence AGTGATATGTCATCCCACTGCAGTGCAGTGAGATGATGGTTAAAAGTATTTTCTGTTTCCATTATGAGTTCTCCACAGGTGACTGACTGAGAAAATCAGTCAGTGGACTGGTGGCAGCAGCACGTTGCTGACGAGCACCTAATCCCGCGTTGCGGCTCAACTCTCCCGCTTCAATTGCATAACGGAATGCCTGTGCCATGCGAACAGGATCACGGGCAACAGCAATGGCGGTATTCACTAATACTGCATCAACACATAATTCCATGGCTTCAAGGGCGTGACTGGGGGCACCAATGCCAGCATCAACGACAACCGGCACATTCGCCTGTTCAACGATAATCTCCAGAAAATCGCGGGTACGCAGGCCAAGATTGGATCCGATAGGTGCGCCGAGTGGCATGACCGCAGCGCAACCTACTTCTTCAAGCCGTTTACACAGCACCGGGTCCGCGCCGCAATAGGGCAATACGACAAAGCCTTCTTTGACGAGAGACGCTGCGGCTTTGAGAGTTTCTACAGCATCAGGTAGCAGGTACTTCACATCCGGATGGATCTCAAGTTTTATCCAGTGGGTTCCAAGCGCTTCACGTGCCAGACGTGCGGCGAATATTGCTTCTTCGGCTGTCCTGGCACCAGAGGTATTAGGTAGCAGCCTGACACCAGACTGTTGCAGTGGTGCAAGAATGGCATCGGTATGATTTTTTAAATCGACCCGCTTCATTGCCATTGTCACCAGCTGTGAACCTGATGCATGAAGCGCTGCCAGCATCATTTGTGCAGTGGAAAACTTTCCTGTGCCAGTAAATAACCGTGAAGTAAATGAAACATCGGCAATTTTCAACATATCAACCTCCGGCAATGGCCTGAAATAAAAGAATGTTATCCCCATCACGTAGCAGATGGTCAGCCCACGCTGCTTGTGGAATGATCACCTGATTGATGGCCAGTGCACAGCCATCCTGTCGGGTGTGTAACTGATCAAGCAGTGCCTGGACGGTAACAGGCGCAGTGAGCTCAGTGAGCTCATCATTGAGGGTGATGATCACGCTACACCTCCGTAGACTGGACACTGGCTTGATTTGCTCATTTTCAGGGTATTCCAGTGCATGGTTTTGCCGTCAAATAATCTGAGTTGTCCATCTGATGCTTCCGCACCGCTAACGTTCGCGACTAGCTTGATGGCTTCGAGTGCCTGGAGAGCACCCACCATACCAACCACCGGGCCGAGAACACCGGCATTTCGACAGTTGCGCTGAGGTTCACTCTGTTGTGGATACAAACAGGCATAACAGCCATTGAGATAAGGAGGCGTGATGACCAGTAACTGGCCGCCAAAACCTACAGCACTGCCACTGACAAGTGGCTTTTTCTTATTAACGCAAGCGGCGTTGATCGCATGGCGTGTTAGCATGTTGTCAGAACAATCAAGTACCAGATCTGCCCGGCTGACCGCATCATGCAGCGCATTTCCCAGCAGACGTTGTCGCAGAGGGATGGAGTTGACGAGAGGATTGAGTGCCTGCAAATGCTGTTGCGCCAGGATTGCTTTATCACCAGTGACCTCATTGCTGCGATAAAGAATCTGTCGTTGCAGATTGGTGATATGAAGTGTGTCATCGTCAGCCAGTAGTAACGTACCAATGCCGGCTGCAGCCAGATAGAGTGCAGCCGGAGATCCCAGCCCCCCCAGCCCCACGATCAGTAATGTGGCTTGTTGTAATTTTTCCTGGCCTTCCGGACCGATTTCCTCAAGTAATAATTGGCGGCTGTAACGCAGAAAAGCCTCATCATTCAGCATGGTCTACCACCTTGCCTTCGATCAGAGACAGTAAGCGAGCGGTTGCCTGCCGCCAGTCGGGGGCCTGCGTAATGGCACTGACAACCGCGACGCTACCTACGCCGGTTGCCAGTACCTCAGGTACTCGCGCAAGACTAATACCGCCGATAGCGACAGTCGGACAGGGATTCAGTAATGCAACTTGCTGCCGAAGTCTTTCCAGACCCTGAGGTTCAGAAGGCATTTGCTTGGTTTTTGTCGGGAAGATATGGCCGAGTGCGATGTACGAGGGTTTCAGACGCATCGCGCATTCTCTTTCTGCATCGTTATGGGTAGAGATACCCAGCCGTAATCCCGCCTGGTGGATCGCCGGCGAATTAGCATACACCAGGTCTTCCTGGCCTAAATGAACACCTGTAGTGGCACACTGAATTTGGCCACCTGAGCAGAGGTGATATGCTCACCTCAACATCTTATAGGTGAACCAATGAGCAAAGCATTTACTGCTGAATTTAAAGTCGAAGCGGCAAAACTGGTCCTGGATCAGAACTACACTCACGGCGAGGCGGCTAAGGCGATGAACGTCAGCCTCTCCGCCATCAACCGCCGGGTAAAATCGTTACGTATCGAGCGCCAGGGGAAAACGCCCCCGGGGCTGCCTCTGACGCCTGAGCAGACTGAACTCAGGGAAATGAGAAAACGGATACAACGCCTTGAAATGGAGAATGAAATCCTAAAAAAGGCTACCGCGCTCTTGATGTCGGACTCCCTGAACAGTTCACGATAATAGACAGTCTGAGGGCGCACTACCCGGTAGCGCCATTGTGCCGGCTGTTCGGTGTTCACCGAAGCAGTTATCGCTACATTCGTAAAAATGGCAGGGATTCTGACGCCGAGCGTGCCGTTAAACGGAGTCTCGTCAGTGAAGTCTGGAACGCCAGTGGTGGCTCTGCTGGCGCGAGAAGTATCGCCACGATGGTCAGCGCTAAGGGCGTCAGACTCGGGCGATGGCTGGCCGGTAAGCTGATGAAAGAGCTGGATATCGCCAGTTGCCAGGTCCCGGCGCATAAATACAAACGCGGCGGGAACGAACACATTGAAATACCGAACCATCTCGACCGGCAGTTCGCGGTTACCGCGCCGGATCAGGTCTGGTGCGGCGATGTGACGTATATCTGGACGGGAAAATGCTGGGCTTATCTGGCAGCAGTGCTGGATCTGTTCGCCCGCAAACCTGTGGGCTGGGCGATATCGACGTCGCCGGACTCGGCCCTCACGGTCAAAGCATTGCAGATGGCCTGGGAGCTTCGGGGTAAGCCAACAGGCGTGATGTTCCACAGCGATCAGGGCAGCCACTATACCAGCCGTCAGTACCGGCAGGCTCTGTGGCGCTGTCGGATAAAGCAGAGCATGAGTCGCCGGAGTAACTGCTGGGGTAATGCCCCGATGGAGCGGTTCTTCCGGAGCCTGAAGACCGAATGGGTGCCGACGAAGGGCTATAACAGCTTCAACGAGGCTCAGAGCGCGATAATCAGCTACATCACGGGCTATTACAGTGCCATCCGGCCCCACTGGTATAACGGTGGCTTAACGCCAAATGAATCAGAGCGGCTGTTCCACGAACAGTCAGGTCGTGTGGCCAAAATTAGTTGACCACTACACAGATTTCACAAATATCGCGGAAATGCTGGTACAGAAAGTTTTCCTGATGGTGTGACAGACACCATTTAGCCATAATGGAACCACCACGTGATACAATGCCGGTATGACGCCTGGCCGTCATAGGGATGTAACGTAACAGCACACCAGCATGGATAGTGAAGTAATCAACTCCCTATTCAGCCTGCTCCAGTAATGTATCGCGGAACGTTTCCCAGCAGAGATCCTCAGCAACGCCACCGACTTTCTCCAGTGCCTGATAAAGCGGAACTGTACCAATCGGGACAGGACTATTACGCAGGATCCACTCCCTGGTTTCATGAATATAACGGCCAGTGGAGAGATCCATGACGGTATCTGCTCCCCAGCGGGTCGACCAAACCAGTTTCTCAACTTCTTCTTCAATTGATGAACTGACCGCAGAGTTACCGATATTGGCATTCACTTTTACCAGAAAATTACGGCCAATGATCATGGGCTCCAGCTCAGGATGGTTGATATTTGCCGGAATGATGGCTCTTCCTTCTGCGACTTCCTGACGCACGAATTCTGGTGTGATTTGTGGTGGCAGATTAGCTCCCCAGTGTTGGCCAGCATGCTGCTGTTGCAGAACTTCACTATGAATACGGCTACGTCCCATGTTCTCACGGATAGCAATAAATTCCATTTCCGGAGTGATAATCCCGCGTTGCGCATAATGCTTTTGTGTGACGCAACAGCCCGATAGTGCCCGCCGAGGCGAAGCTTGTTGCGCAAACCTGAGTTCATGCAGCGTGATGTCATCCTGACGCTGACGAGTAAATGCTGAGCTAAAACTGTCGATAGGTTGTGTATCGTTTCGTTCCTTAATCCATGTTTCACGCAAGGGAGCAAGCCCCTGGTGAATATCAATTATGGCGTCAGGATCACCATACGGGCCTGATGTGTCATAAACAGGGACAGGTTCATTCTCTTCAAAACGTGGTGCGTTATTGTCGCCGCCAAGCAATGTTGGTGATAACTGAATTTCACGCATGGGGACGCGAATATCGGTTCGTGATCCGCTTAACCAGATACGTTGCGAGTTGGGGAATACCTGACCATTTAGCGAAGCGATAAATTCGCGTGCCTGGGCACGTTGTTCACGACGGTTTAATTTTTTCTCAACGGTAGACATAGCACATTCCTGAATAGACGGGAAAAGAGCTTGTCTGGAGTTCGGATGAGTGAGCGCAAAAGCAGGATAGAGTAATCCCACGGTTGAAAAAGCGACTCTTGTTCCCTTCGCAGGTATTAGCCTGATCAGGTTCCGCGGATCCCGAATTAACGGTCTCAGCCCCGGGGGGCACTCCGACAAGAAGCGTCACCATTTAATAATCGGGTGGAGCCGCAAGCATAAATACAGCGCTGCGACTATCCCCTTAGCATAGTAGGGCTTTACATGAAGTACAAGTGTTGACTTTCTGACTATCCTGCGGGACGTGTTGCCAGCGTGCTGTCATTTGCGGCTATCTGCACAGACTGGTTTTTATCCAGTACAAACTGAATGAATTTATCTTCCAGACTAAACCGTGCTTCGAGTGCTTCTCCCACCGAGGAGAGCGCAAGGTGTAATCCTTCTGAAGGCGATGATGTCAGGGAAGGCTCCAGATGGTTATCATATGTTTGCATGATATCATTAGTGTTTACCTGAAGAGCGGGATAAATTAAAGCGGCTTTAGCCAGCTGCTCACTGCCTTTCATCTCGGTAACAAAACGTTGATAAATTGTGAAATGGCCGCTGGAAAGATAGTCAACCAGATGGTGACAAAAGGTGTCAAGATTATCGCTACTGAAGCGGTCAGGGATATCTTTATTTGGCTTAATTCCGATCAACTGATAATAGTGAATCAGCAACGCTTTACGTGATTGCAGACAGAAATCCACAAGGTCATTGCATCCACCAATACGGGCGGTAAGGTTTTCTAACTGGTTAAGCATGATGGCTCCGTGGATAATATATTGATGCATCTGCTGATACATCAGTGGCATCAATAGATAAGTAAGAGGAACAGGTTATGGAACGTCAGATCCTAAGCGTAGACGCTGGCTGGTGGATTGTCAGTGAAAATCAGCAACTTTGGTTGCCTGAGGGAGAAATTCCTCATGGTGAGGCGGCCCATTATAATTTGGTTGGTCAGGCAGGCATGCAAATTGGTGAATGGCAGGGGGAGCCAGTGTGGCTGATACGTCAGGCGCGCGCGCAACAGATGGCTTCCTTACGCCAAATTATGGATGACTGCGATACCGGACTGTTTCAATTGGCTGGCCGGGGAGTTCAGTTAGCAGCGTTTTATTTTTCTCATCAGTTTTGTGGTTATTGTGGGCACCGTATGGAGGCCAGTAAAACGGAATGGGCTTGTTTATGCCCTCAGTGCCGCCAGCGTTATTATCCGCAAATTGCTCCCTGCATTATCGTGGCTATCCGCCGTGGAAAGGAAATCTTGCTGGCACAGCATCAGCGTCATCGTAATGCGTTGTACACGGTATTGGCTGGTTTTGTCGAAGTGGGCGAAACACTGGAGCAGACTGTTGCTCGAGAGGTGATGGAGGAGAGCGGAATTAAAGTAAAAAATGTACGTTATATCGCTTCTCAGCCCTGGCCATTTCCACAATCGTTAATGATGGCTTTTATGGCAGATTATGAGAGCGGAGATTTGCATATTGACCGTCGTGAATTGCGTGATGCTGATTGGTATCGCTACGATGCACTACCCCCTCTGCCTGCAGTCGGCACTGTCGCGCGTCGGTTAATTGAGGACACTGTGGTGCTGTGCCGTAATGAAAATATCATGTGAGTATTGTCGCGTTGTAAGGCGGCTGAAAACCACTGCAGAAAGCGATGAATTCTCTCATAGCCATAAAAAAAACATCTCCGGCAAATTTTGGCTTATCATTCTTTGCCGGTGAACGGCTTACTGTGATGTCTTTGGGAAGAGGCAGGTCATAAATACGCAGGTATTATCGATACAGCTTGCCGTCCGGAGAGCAAAAGACAATGGTCAGTTGCCTGTTACTGCTATGCAACCACGCTATCTTGATGTTCAGACTGGTATGGAGACTATGGTGCAAGTCAGGGTAAAAACGAATTTTTGGATGATTTGGCTTTTCTGGTTAACAGGACTGATCGTGTATGTCTTTTTCAACGAAAAGCT is a window from the Erwinia sp. genome containing:
- the thiG gene encoding Thiazole synthase (ID:JIFNMEKO_03495;~source:Prodigal:2.6) → MLKIADVSFTSRLFTGTGKFSTAQMMLAALHASGSQLVTMAMKRVDLKNHTDAILAPLQQSGVRLLPNTSGARTAEEAIFAARLAREALGTHWIKLEIHPDVKYLLPDAVETLKAAASLVKEGFVVLPYCGADPVLCKRLEEVGCAAVMPLGAPIGSNLGLRTRDFLEIIVEQANVPVVVDAGIGAPSHALEAMELCVDAVLVNTAIAVARDPVRMAQAFRYAIEAGELSRNAGLGARQQRAAATSPLTDFLSQSPVENS
- the thiS gene encoding Sulfur carrier protein ThiS (ID:JIFNMEKO_03496;~source:Prodigal:2.6), with protein sequence MIITLNDELTELTAPVTVQALLDQLHTRQDGCALAINQVIIPQAAWADHLLRDGDNILLFQAIAGG
- the thiF gene encoding Sulfur carrier protein ThiS adenylyltransferase (ID:JIFNMEKO_03497;~source:Prodigal:2.6), whose amino-acid sequence is MLNDEAFLRYSRQLLLEEIGPEGQEKLQQATLLIVGLGGLGSPAALYLAAAGIGTLLLADDDTLHITNLQRQILYRSNEVTGDKAILAQQHLQALNPLVNSIPLRQRLLGNALHDAVSRADLVLDCSDNMLTRHAINAACVNKKKPLVSGSAVGFGGQLLVITPPYLNGCYACLYPQQSEPQRNCRNAGVLGPVVGMVGALQALEAIKLVANVSGAEASDGQLRLFDGKTMHWNTLKMSKSSQCPVYGGVA
- the thiE gene encoding Thiamine-phosphate synthase (ID:JIFNMEKO_03498;~source:Prodigal:2.6), which codes for MYANSPAIHQAGLRLGISTHNDAERECAMRLKPSYIALGHIFPTKTKQMPSEPQGLERLRQQVALLNPCPTVAIGGISLARVPEVLATGVGSVAVVSAITQAPDWRQATARLLSLIEGKVVDHAE
- a CDS encoding hypothetical protein (ID:JIFNMEKO_03499;~source:Prodigal:2.6) is translated as MGPDGTVIARDVADYRALSLVEAVIALRRHPFGLQAPEEPLHRGITPAVTPATHALLYPTAPQSLPVLTAGIVAALIAVEHHACWLTPKLPGHLQCFDREGRVRRRRYRPAHRFAGEQIQHCCQISPAFSRPDIRHIAAPDLIRRGNRELPVEMVRYFNVFVPAAFVFMRRDLATGDIQLFHQLTGQPSPESDALSADHRGDTSRASRATTGVPDFTDETPFNGTLGVRIPAIFTNVAITASVNTEQPAQWRYRVVRPQTVYYRELFRESDIKSAVAFFRISFSISRRCIRFLISLSSVCSGVRGSPGGVFPWRSIRNDFTRRLMAERLTFIALAASP
- the thiC gene encoding Phosphomethylpyrimidine synthase (ID:JIFNMEKO_03500;~source:Prodigal:2.6), with translation MSTVEKKLNRREQRAQAREFIASLNGQVFPNSQRIWLSGSRTDIRVPMREIQLSPTLLGGDNNAPRFEENEPVPVYDTSGPYGDPDAIIDIHQGLAPLRETWIKERNDTQPIDSFSSAFTRQRQDDITLHELRFAQQASPRRALSGCCVTQKHYAQRGIITPEMEFIAIRENMGRSRIHSEVLQQQHAGQHWGANLPPQITPEFVRQEVAEGRAIIPANINHPELEPMIIGRNFLVKVNANIGNSAVSSSIEEEVEKLVWSTRWGADTVMDLSTGRYIHETREWILRNSPVPIGTVPLYQALEKVGGVAEDLCWETFRDTLLEQAE
- the rsd gene encoding Regulator of sigma D (ID:JIFNMEKO_03501;~source:Prodigal:2.6); protein product: MLNQLENLTARIGGCNDLVDFCLQSRKALLIHYYQLIGIKPNKDIPDRFSSDNLDTFCHHLVDYLSSGHFTIYQRFVTEMKGSEQLAKAALIYPALQVNTNDIMQTYDNHLEPSLTSSPSEGLHLALSSVGEALEARFSLEDKFIQFVLDKNQSVQIAANDSTLATRPAG
- the nudC gene encoding NADH pyrophosphatase (ID:JIFNMEKO_03502;~source:Prodigal:2.6), coding for MERQILSVDAGWWIVSENQQLWLPEGEIPHGEAAHYNLVGQAGMQIGEWQGEPVWLIRQARAQQMASLRQIMDDCDTGLFQLAGRGVQLAAFYFSHQFCGYCGHRMEASKTEWACLCPQCRQRYYPQIAPCIIVAIRRGKEILLAQHQRHRNALYTVLAGFVEVGETLEQTVAREVMEESGIKVKNVRYIASQPWPFPQSLMMAFMADYESGDLHIDRRELRDADWYRYDALPPLPAVGTVARRLIEDTVVLCRNENIM